Proteins from a genomic interval of Vreelandella profundi:
- the rlmB gene encoding 23S rRNA (guanosine(2251)-2'-O)-methyltransferase RlmB, translating into MKPASSRRGPKTPDGLDQVYGVHALQSLLDRGESPRELWVQQGAGSRLKEVVAQAQARGARVKEQPRDLLDQLTQGAAHQGVVAFCPPLTPEGEESLWLKLRAWPSSTPPLLLILDGVTDVHNFGACLRSADAAGAHGVIVAKDKAAPLNATVRKVACGAAEVVPVYQVTNLARTLAKLKDAGVWITGTAGEAESSVFAIDMTGPTALVMGAEGKGMRRLTREGCDNLAKLPMAGEVSSLNVSVAAGICLFEAVRQRQLAS; encoded by the coding sequence ATGAAGCCGGCATCGTCTCGACGGGGGCCTAAGACTCCCGATGGGTTGGATCAAGTGTATGGCGTACATGCCCTGCAAAGCCTTTTGGATCGAGGTGAGTCGCCACGTGAGCTTTGGGTGCAGCAGGGCGCAGGTAGCCGCTTAAAAGAGGTCGTTGCTCAAGCTCAGGCGCGCGGTGCTCGCGTGAAGGAGCAGCCGCGAGACCTGCTGGATCAGTTGACGCAAGGCGCGGCTCATCAGGGCGTGGTAGCTTTTTGCCCGCCGCTTACGCCTGAAGGCGAAGAGTCGCTATGGTTAAAGCTGCGAGCCTGGCCGTCGTCAACGCCGCCGCTTTTGCTGATTTTAGACGGTGTGACCGACGTGCATAATTTTGGTGCCTGCCTACGCAGTGCCGATGCTGCCGGTGCTCACGGGGTGATTGTAGCGAAAGATAAAGCGGCGCCGCTAAATGCCACCGTGCGTAAAGTGGCCTGCGGTGCCGCCGAAGTTGTTCCGGTTTACCAAGTAACCAATTTGGCGCGCACCCTCGCCAAGCTCAAAGATGCGGGCGTTTGGATAACCGGCACGGCGGGTGAGGCGGAGTCCAGCGTATTTGCCATCGATATGACCGGCCCGACGGCTCTAGTGATGGGCGCTGAAGGCAAGGGCATGCGCCGGTTAACCCGTGAAGGATGTGACAACCTTGCTAAGCTGCCGATGGCGGGTGAGGTGTCTAGCCTGAATGTATCGGTCGCGGCCGGAATTTGTCTGTTTGAAGCTGTTCGTCAGCGGCAGCTTGCAAGTTAA
- the rplI gene encoding 50S ribosomal protein L9 yields MEVILLDNIGKLGGLGDKVTVKPGYGRNYLVPYGLAVPATKDNIEAFEVQRAELEAQAAERKAEAEARAEQLNDIELSLVSKAGDEGKLFGSIGPRDLADAISSAGIDVAKSEVRMPNGPIRQTGEYDIALHLHAEVDAVVRVVVVAE; encoded by the coding sequence ATGGAAGTCATTCTGCTCGACAACATTGGTAAGCTGGGCGGCCTGGGTGACAAGGTCACTGTTAAGCCTGGTTATGGTCGTAACTATTTGGTGCCTTACGGTTTAGCCGTACCGGCCACCAAAGACAACATCGAAGCGTTTGAAGTACAGCGCGCTGAGCTCGAAGCGCAAGCCGCTGAGCGTAAAGCAGAAGCTGAAGCGCGTGCTGAACAGTTGAACGACATCGAACTGTCTTTGGTTTCCAAAGCAGGCGACGAAGGCAAACTGTTTGGTTCGATTGGTCCACGTGACCTGGCCGACGCAATTTCCTCTGCTGGCATCGATGTTGCCAAGAGCGAAGTACGTATGCCGAATGGCCCGATTCGTCAAACTGGCGAATACGACATCGCGCTACACTTGCACGCTGAAGTGGACGCCGTTGTACGCGTGGTCGTCGTTGCAGAGTAA
- the rpsF gene encoding 30S ribosomal protein S6, which produces MRHYEIVFMVHPDQSEQVPAMVERYTSIVTENSGTVHRLEDWGRRHLAYPINKIHKAHYVLMNVECAGETLEEIENIFRFNDAIIRSLVVRCKEAVTEASPMMKPAEEKRPRREDKPRAEEEETA; this is translated from the coding sequence ATGCGTCATTACGAAATCGTGTTTATGGTCCACCCGGATCAAAGCGAGCAAGTGCCGGCTATGGTCGAGCGCTACACCAGCATTGTTACTGAAAATAGCGGCACTGTGCACCGTCTAGAAGATTGGGGCCGTCGTCACTTGGCTTACCCGATCAACAAGATCCACAAAGCCCACTACGTGCTGATGAACGTCGAATGTGCTGGCGAGACTCTCGAAGAAATCGAGAATATCTTCCGCTTCAACGACGCCATCATCCGCAGCTTGGTTGTTCGCTGCAAGGAAGCCGTTACTGAAGCTTCCCCGATGATGAAACCGGCAGAAGAAAAACGTCCGCGTCGCGAAGATAAACCGCGCGCTGAAGAAGAAGAAACTGCCTGA
- the dnaB gene encoding replicative DNA helicase, translating into MQDTPSADKETAALKLPPHSLEAEQSVLGGLMLDNQAWDNVSERLVADDFYRYEHRLVFNVMIHLAESAQPLDVVTISEALEARDHLDTVGGLAFLAELARNTPSASNIRAYADIVRERATLRKLIRAASQIADSAFTPQGRPADELLNEAERLVFQIAEERPKTGGPIGMSELLTKAVDRIDELFNLKGEMTGLSTGFRDLDEMTTGLQPSDMVVIAGRPSMGKTTFAMNLVEHAVIASDKPVMVFSMEMPAESLMLRMLSSLGRIDQTRVRTGQLEDEDWPRLTSAVNLLKDKQLFIDDTAALSPNEMRSRMRRVVREHGNIALVMIDYLQLMQIPGFSENRTGEISEISRSLKGLAKEFNCPVVALSQLNRSLEQRPNKRPIMSDLRESGAIEQDADVIAFVYRDEVYNPDNPDNQGIAELIIGKQRNGPIGTVHMAFIGKYTRFEDLAPDSYGDSFGD; encoded by the coding sequence ATGCAGGACACGCCTTCTGCTGATAAAGAAACGGCCGCGCTAAAACTGCCGCCGCATTCGCTTGAGGCAGAGCAGTCGGTATTAGGCGGGCTCATGCTGGATAATCAGGCGTGGGATAACGTCTCAGAGCGTCTGGTCGCCGATGATTTTTATCGCTATGAGCATCGGTTGGTGTTCAACGTGATGATCCACTTAGCCGAGTCCGCACAGCCGCTGGACGTAGTGACGATCTCTGAGGCGCTGGAAGCACGCGACCACCTGGATACCGTGGGTGGGCTGGCCTTTCTGGCCGAGCTTGCGCGTAACACGCCGTCTGCCAGCAATATTCGCGCCTATGCCGACATTGTGCGTGAGCGTGCCACGCTGCGTAAGCTGATCCGTGCGGCTAGTCAAATTGCTGACAGCGCCTTTACGCCTCAAGGGCGTCCGGCGGATGAACTGCTCAATGAAGCCGAGCGGCTAGTGTTCCAGATTGCTGAGGAACGCCCCAAAACGGGCGGCCCTATCGGCATGAGTGAGCTGCTTACCAAAGCCGTTGACCGTATTGACGAGTTGTTTAACCTGAAGGGTGAGATGACCGGCCTTTCGACGGGCTTTCGTGACCTGGACGAAATGACCACGGGTCTGCAGCCATCGGATATGGTGGTTATTGCTGGCCGGCCATCGATGGGTAAAACTACGTTTGCCATGAACCTGGTCGAGCATGCGGTCATCGCCAGCGACAAGCCGGTGATGGTGTTCTCGATGGAGATGCCCGCGGAATCGTTGATGCTGAGGATGCTGTCTTCGCTGGGTCGGATTGACCAAACCCGTGTTCGTACCGGTCAATTAGAAGACGAAGACTGGCCACGCTTAACCTCGGCGGTGAATCTGCTCAAAGATAAGCAGCTGTTTATCGATGATACTGCCGCATTGTCGCCCAATGAAATGCGTTCCAGGATGCGTCGAGTAGTTCGTGAGCATGGCAACATTGCGCTGGTCATGATCGATTATCTTCAGCTAATGCAGATCCCCGGCTTCAGTGAAAACCGCACCGGCGAGATTTCGGAAATTTCGCGCTCTTTGAAAGGCTTAGCGAAAGAATTTAATTGCCCGGTGGTCGCGCTTTCACAGCTGAACCGCTCGTTGGAGCAGCGTCCTAACAAGCGTCCTATCATGTCGGATCTGCGTGAGTCGGGCGCTATCGAGCAGGATGCTGATGTTATCGCTTTTGTTTATCGCGATGAAGTTTATAACCCTGACAATCCCGACAACCAAGGGATTGCCGAGTTAATTATTGGTAAGCAGCGTAACGGGCCTATCGGTACGGTGCATATGGCGTTTATCGGTAAGTATACGCGCTTTGAAGATTTAGCCCCGGATAGCTACGGCGATTCGTTTGGCGATTAA
- a CDS encoding putative monovalent cation/H+ antiporter subunit A, whose translation MQLAVLMGFLLAASSPLLHRWFGQRTSLVLAVFPAGLAAWLALQAPYVIENGSLLLEWQWVPSLGISLTFLIDGLSLLFGLLITVIGSFVLVYAGGYLKDHPDLARFHIALIAFMVSMLGLVLADGLLTLFIFWELTSITSYLLIGFNHADIEARKSARQGLFVTVAGGLALMAGLILLGIASGSWSLSEILGGDTDLREHALYTPMLICLLLGAFTKSAQFPFHFWLPNAMAAPTPVSAYLHSATMVKAGIYLLARLHPELGGTALWVAILSVVGATTMLVGSFLAIQHTNIKKLLAYSTIMALGTLTMLLGIGGDYAMTAFVTFLLAHSLYKGALFMVAGILDHETGTKDVTHMGGLRSVMPVTATIALIAALSLAGVPPLIGFIGKELKFESALGADSFNMLLVLFAFIAAVLTIAVAFIIALRPFFGKRHQTPLDPHEAPLSMLAGPAFLVTGSLLLGLWPAALGADALLSAAASSISGQPMEISLSLWYGVNVALVMSVISLGLGFLLFKRWDSVRARLSILAPIMRHGPEAGYESAMNGIVHFSEWQTRLLQNGYMRNYILIMLITLIVLISNSILLRHSPEFAFDLDVRFHEAVVAGCMVMGALFATISRSRLGAVVSVGVMGFSIALIFILFSAPDLAITQLLVETLTVILLVLVLFRLPRFSSLSTSLERIRDGAVAAMMGILICLLIMTSWSIKQFEPISTYMIENSAPLAFGRNIVNVILVDYRALDTLGEMFVLALAAVGVIAMLRLRHGEGSENKPSESSKVAAKEPNDG comes from the coding sequence ATGCAACTTGCCGTATTAATGGGTTTTTTGCTGGCTGCATCGTCGCCGCTGCTGCATCGATGGTTTGGCCAACGCACCAGCCTTGTGCTGGCAGTCTTTCCAGCCGGGCTAGCGGCGTGGTTGGCTCTTCAAGCTCCCTATGTGATTGAAAATGGTAGCTTGCTGCTTGAGTGGCAGTGGGTGCCGTCATTGGGCATCAGCCTTACGTTTTTGATAGATGGTCTGTCGCTACTCTTCGGACTATTGATTACCGTCATTGGTTCTTTCGTTCTTGTCTATGCCGGCGGTTATTTGAAAGACCATCCTGATCTCGCGCGGTTTCATATCGCGCTGATAGCCTTCATGGTTTCCATGCTGGGGCTAGTGCTGGCCGACGGTTTATTAACACTGTTCATCTTTTGGGAATTAACCAGTATTACCTCGTATTTGCTGATTGGTTTTAATCATGCCGATATAGAAGCTCGTAAGTCAGCGCGCCAAGGATTATTTGTGACCGTCGCTGGTGGCCTGGCATTAATGGCCGGTCTGATACTGCTGGGCATTGCTAGCGGCAGCTGGTCGCTGTCAGAGATTCTGGGTGGCGATACAGATTTACGTGAGCATGCACTTTATACGCCCATGTTGATCTGCTTGCTGCTTGGCGCGTTTACCAAATCAGCCCAGTTTCCGTTTCATTTTTGGCTGCCTAATGCGATGGCTGCGCCAACGCCGGTTTCGGCTTACTTGCACTCAGCCACCATGGTGAAAGCAGGTATTTATCTGCTAGCGCGACTACACCCAGAGCTGGGCGGCACGGCGTTATGGGTGGCAATTCTTTCCGTCGTTGGCGCGACCACGATGCTGGTCGGTTCATTCTTAGCCATTCAGCATACGAATATTAAAAAGCTATTAGCCTACTCAACGATTATGGCGCTGGGCACGCTGACAATGCTGCTAGGCATTGGCGGTGATTATGCGATGACTGCCTTCGTTACTTTCCTACTGGCGCACTCTTTGTACAAAGGGGCGCTATTTATGGTCGCCGGTATTCTGGATCACGAAACCGGTACCAAGGATGTCACGCACATGGGCGGGCTGCGCTCAGTGATGCCGGTGACGGCGACGATTGCGCTGATTGCTGCGCTTTCGCTAGCGGGCGTGCCGCCGTTAATTGGTTTTATAGGCAAGGAGTTGAAGTTTGAGTCGGCACTCGGCGCTGACAGCTTCAACATGTTGCTGGTGCTATTTGCCTTTATTGCCGCGGTATTAACTATCGCGGTTGCCTTTATCATTGCGTTACGTCCTTTTTTCGGCAAACGCCATCAAACACCGCTAGATCCTCATGAAGCGCCGCTCAGCATGCTAGCGGGGCCGGCGTTTTTAGTAACAGGATCACTGTTGCTTGGTTTATGGCCAGCGGCGTTAGGCGCCGATGCGTTGCTGAGCGCTGCCGCAAGCTCGATTTCTGGGCAACCGATGGAGATTTCGCTGTCGCTTTGGTATGGCGTGAATGTGGCATTAGTCATGTCGGTTATCAGCCTTGGTTTAGGCTTTCTGCTGTTTAAACGCTGGGACAGCGTACGCGCCAGGCTATCCATACTGGCGCCGATCATGCGCCATGGCCCTGAGGCCGGCTATGAGAGCGCGATGAACGGCATCGTACATTTCTCCGAATGGCAAACGCGCTTGCTGCAAAACGGCTATATGCGTAATTACATTCTTATTATGCTGATTACGCTGATCGTTTTGATTAGTAACTCCATATTGCTGCGTCATTCGCCTGAGTTTGCCTTTGATCTAGACGTGCGCTTTCACGAGGCCGTGGTGGCAGGCTGTATGGTAATGGGGGCGTTGTTCGCGACCATTTCTCGATCCCGGCTTGGGGCAGTGGTGTCGGTCGGCGTGATGGGCTTCTCTATCGCGTTAATATTTATTCTCTTCAGTGCGCCTGATCTCGCCATTACCCAGCTGCTGGTGGAAACCTTGACGGTGATTTTACTGGTACTGGTATTGTTCCGGCTGCCGCGCTTTTCGAGTCTTTCTACCAGCCTTGAGCGTATCCGTGATGGCGCTGTCGCCGCCATGATGGGCATTTTGATCTGCCTACTGATTATGACCTCGTGGAGTATTAAGCAGTTTGAGCCGATCTCGACATATATGATTGAGAACAGCGCTCCCTTGGCCTTTGGCCGCAATATCGTCAATGTCATTTTGGTCGATTATCGAGCGCTAGATACGCTAGGCGAAATGTTTGTATTGGCGCTTGCAGCCGTTGGCGTTATTGCCATGCTGAGGCTGCGTCATGGTGAAGGTAGTGAGAATAAACCG
- the rnr gene encoding ribonuclease R, whose amino-acid sequence MKYWTLSDDPHAEREAHKYGNPAPSREYLLAALESYGKPISHENMSRMLGLEDEDLIEAIRRRLAAMERDGQVLRDRRGAYALIDKLDLVKGKVLGHRDGFGFLLRDDGKKPDLVLPPRQMRRVFHGDHVLARISGRDRRGRDEATIADVIARNTQTIVGVYRSNTPEFGILIPENPRITQEVIIPHSACGGAQDGQVISAKIVQQPATRVQPVGEVVEVLGERMDPGMEIDIAIRSYDIPAEFPPEVIDQIGSISAEVLEDDKQHRVDLRDVPLVTIDDESAKDFDDAVCAWKTKSGGWKLLVAIADVSHYVRPGTALDDEGRTRGNSVYFPGQVVPMLPELLSNGLCSLNPHVDRLVLVCEMNISQTGAISRYRFYEAVMNSHARLTYNKVAAILDETSEEGEALRSEYSELVKPLKSLEELYYLLREARAERGAIDFDTTETAIIFNDERKIEKIVPRSRNNAHKLIEECMLAANVATARFLDKHDLPALYRIHERPTPERLDKLRLFLNELGLSVGGGDMPTPQDYQALREVIADRPDFDIIQTVMLRSMNQAVYSPQNEGHFGLAYQAYAHFTSPIRRYPDLLVHRAIRSVIRGPRQTNTVLRVEGAPVEPPSKWCPYTFEQMLELGEHCSMTERRADEATRDVESWLKCEFMSDKLGEMFEGTIASVTQFGLFVRLDAFYVEGLVHVTSLPSDYYHYEAEKHRLKGERTGTTYRLGDGLTVQVARVDMDDRKIDFGLGDEKPRPRRQPRKSRGGEEGGSSSAGGAKAAGAKAAGAKASNGDRPAVRRGPRRTRTGPRKPSPNKG is encoded by the coding sequence ATGAAGTATTGGACGTTAAGTGATGATCCGCACGCCGAGCGCGAGGCGCACAAATACGGCAACCCAGCGCCGAGCCGGGAATACCTTCTCGCCGCATTAGAAAGCTACGGCAAGCCGATTAGCCACGAAAATATGAGCCGCATGTTGGGGCTTGAAGACGAAGATCTTATCGAAGCGATCAGGCGTCGTTTGGCCGCCATGGAGCGTGACGGCCAGGTGCTGCGCGACCGTCGAGGTGCCTACGCGCTGATTGATAAGCTCGACTTAGTGAAAGGCAAAGTGCTGGGCCATCGCGATGGCTTTGGCTTTCTGCTGCGTGATGACGGCAAAAAACCTGACCTGGTACTGCCTCCGCGCCAAATGCGGCGTGTGTTTCACGGCGACCATGTGTTGGCCCGCATTAGTGGCCGCGATCGTCGTGGCCGCGATGAGGCGACCATCGCCGACGTTATCGCTCGCAACACGCAAACGATTGTAGGCGTTTATCGTAGCAATACGCCTGAGTTTGGCATCCTGATTCCGGAAAATCCGCGCATCACGCAGGAAGTGATTATTCCTCATAGCGCCTGCGGCGGCGCACAGGATGGGCAGGTGATCTCTGCCAAAATTGTTCAGCAGCCCGCTACCCGCGTACAGCCGGTAGGTGAGGTGGTTGAAGTGCTGGGTGAACGTATGGACCCCGGCATGGAAATTGATATAGCGATTCGTAGCTATGACATTCCTGCTGAGTTTCCGCCTGAGGTTATTGATCAAATTGGTAGCATTTCAGCCGAAGTGCTGGAAGACGATAAGCAGCACCGCGTTGATTTACGCGATGTGCCGCTGGTCACCATTGATGATGAGTCTGCCAAAGATTTTGATGATGCCGTCTGCGCATGGAAAACAAAGTCGGGTGGTTGGAAGCTGTTGGTGGCGATTGCCGACGTTTCCCACTACGTGCGCCCTGGTACGGCGCTGGATGATGAAGGCCGCACGCGTGGTAACTCGGTCTACTTCCCTGGCCAAGTCGTCCCTATGCTGCCGGAGCTGCTTTCAAACGGCCTTTGTTCACTGAATCCGCATGTGGATCGCTTAGTGCTGGTCTGTGAAATGAATATCTCCCAGACGGGGGCGATTAGTCGTTATCGCTTTTATGAGGCGGTAATGAACTCTCATGCGCGCCTTACTTATAACAAAGTGGCGGCGATTCTTGATGAGACAAGCGAAGAGGGCGAAGCGCTTCGCTCAGAATACAGCGAATTAGTGAAGCCGCTGAAAAGCCTGGAAGAGCTATACTACTTGCTGCGTGAAGCGCGAGCAGAGCGCGGCGCTATCGACTTTGATACTACCGAAACGGCGATCATCTTTAACGATGAGCGTAAGATCGAAAAAATCGTTCCGCGTAGCCGTAATAATGCCCATAAGCTGATTGAAGAGTGCATGTTGGCAGCCAACGTTGCGACCGCGCGCTTCTTAGATAAGCATGATTTGCCGGCGCTTTACCGCATCCACGAGCGTCCTACGCCTGAGCGCCTTGATAAGCTGCGCCTGTTCCTGAACGAACTCGGCCTGTCTGTTGGCGGCGGTGATATGCCGACGCCGCAAGACTATCAGGCGCTGCGTGAAGTTATTGCCGATCGTCCCGATTTCGATATCATCCAGACCGTTATGCTGCGCTCGATGAATCAAGCGGTTTATTCTCCGCAAAATGAAGGCCATTTTGGCTTGGCTTATCAAGCTTACGCCCACTTCACCTCGCCCATTCGCCGTTACCCTGACCTGTTGGTGCATCGCGCTATACGGTCGGTGATCCGCGGGCCGCGCCAGACCAACACGGTATTGCGCGTTGAGGGTGCGCCGGTTGAGCCGCCGAGCAAGTGGTGCCCGTATACGTTTGAGCAAATGCTCGAGCTGGGCGAACACTGCTCAATGACCGAGCGGCGCGCCGATGAGGCCACGCGTGATGTCGAGAGCTGGCTGAAGTGTGAGTTTATGTCCGACAAGCTAGGTGAGATGTTTGAAGGCACCATTGCATCGGTTACTCAGTTTGGTCTGTTTGTACGCTTAGATGCCTTTTACGTAGAAGGCTTGGTTCACGTAACCTCGCTGCCTTCCGATTACTATCATTACGAAGCTGAAAAGCACCGCCTCAAGGGCGAGCGGACGGGCACCACTTACCGGCTAGGCGATGGCCTTACTGTTCAGGTGGCACGCGTCGATATGGACGATCGTAAGATCGACTTTGGTCTAGGCGATGAAAAGCCTCGGCCGCGTCGTCAGCCGCGTAAGAGTCGCGGCGGAGAAGAGGGCGGTAGTTCTTCGGCTGGAGGCGCTAAGGCTGCCGGTGCTAAGGCTGCCGGTGCTAAGGCATCTAACGGCGATCGGCCTGCCGTCCGTCGTGGCCCTCGGCGGACGCGCACTGGCCCGCGCAAGCCATCACCGAATAAGGGTTGA
- a CDS encoding thiol-disulfide oxidoreductase DCC family protein yields the protein MNRFTPLQAHPPVTLFHDGHCPFCRQEIAWLAKHRHREHITLVDIQAHHFNAQTHGCEFTAMMGQLHLHDIQGKWYIGMDASRALYAVLGYRRLVWISCLPGIRGLMNAGYRFFARRRIRIGQWWEKRQSKA from the coding sequence ATGAACCGTTTTACGCCGCTGCAGGCCCATCCTCCGGTTACTCTATTTCACGACGGTCACTGCCCCTTCTGCCGCCAAGAAATTGCCTGGCTAGCCAAACATCGCCACCGAGAACACATCACATTAGTGGATATCCAGGCACATCATTTTAACGCGCAAACGCACGGATGCGAATTCACCGCCATGATGGGGCAGCTGCATTTACACGATATTCAGGGAAAATGGTATATCGGCATGGATGCCAGCCGTGCCCTGTATGCGGTATTGGGCTACCGGCGGCTGGTATGGATATCGTGCTTGCCGGGGATACGCGGCTTAATGAACGCGGGTTACCGGTTTTTTGCCCGTCGCCGAATACGAATCGGGCAGTGGTGGGAAAAACGTCAATCTAAAGCTTAG
- the hemH gene encoding ferrochelatase has translation MTESVVKDQPGAGRLAHASSDHPPVPRAKVGVVLANLGTPDATDYWSVRRYLNEFLSDQRVVDYARWKWQPLLQLIVLSKRPFSSGKAYRSIWNKEKNESPLLTITRAQTVKMTARLKALYGDDVEVDFCMRYGNPSTKSVLTRLKEKGCEKIVFFPLYPQYGSPTTASANDQAFRTLMKMKWQPYIRTVPAYFDHPIYLQALANSVQEAYAGLPTRPTKLVASYHGVPERYLMQGDPYHCQCQKTTRLLREQLGFSKEDVDTAFQSKFGPETWLGPATVKHVAELARQGHKHIAVISPAFSSDCIETLEEIEEEIRDSFMAAGGETFSYIPCLNDRDDHIEALLAVINNELAGWLPTR, from the coding sequence ATGACCGAAAGCGTCGTCAAAGATCAGCCTGGAGCAGGGCGCTTAGCGCATGCGTCCAGTGATCACCCGCCGGTACCGCGTGCCAAAGTGGGTGTTGTGCTCGCGAATTTGGGTACGCCGGATGCCACGGACTATTGGTCTGTGCGTCGTTATTTAAACGAGTTTCTCTCTGATCAGCGCGTAGTCGACTATGCGCGCTGGAAATGGCAGCCGCTGCTGCAACTGATTGTTTTGAGCAAGCGGCCATTCTCGTCGGGCAAGGCGTATCGCAGTATCTGGAATAAAGAAAAAAATGAAAGTCCGCTACTGACCATAACCCGCGCGCAGACCGTGAAAATGACGGCGCGCTTAAAGGCGCTTTATGGTGATGATGTTGAAGTTGATTTCTGTATGCGCTATGGGAATCCTTCAACTAAAAGTGTGCTGACGCGCTTGAAAGAGAAAGGCTGTGAAAAAATCGTATTTTTTCCGCTTTATCCTCAATACGGTTCGCCAACGACAGCATCGGCTAATGACCAGGCGTTTCGCACGTTAATGAAGATGAAGTGGCAGCCGTACATTCGCACGGTGCCCGCGTATTTTGATCATCCTATTTACCTTCAGGCGCTGGCTAACTCTGTGCAAGAGGCTTACGCCGGGTTGCCGACGCGGCCAACCAAGCTGGTGGCTAGCTATCACGGGGTTCCAGAGCGCTACCTGATGCAAGGGGATCCCTATCACTGCCAGTGCCAGAAAACAACGCGGCTGCTGCGCGAGCAGCTCGGCTTCAGCAAAGAAGACGTGGATACGGCTTTTCAATCGAAGTTTGGCCCTGAGACGTGGCTGGGGCCGGCGACCGTTAAGCACGTGGCCGAGTTGGCTCGACAGGGGCACAAGCACATCGCGGTTATTTCGCCCGCTTTCTCATCAGACTGCATTGAGACACTGGAAGAGATAGAAGAAGAAATTCGCGATAGCTTTATGGCGGCAGGTGGTGAAACGTTTAGCTACATACCGTGCTTGAATGATCGCGACGACCATATAGAGGCACTGCTCGCGGTGATTAATAATGAATTAGCCGGATGGTTGCCCACCCGCTAA
- the rpsR gene encoding 30S ribosomal protein S18 produces MARFFRRRKFCRFTAEGIKQIDYKDLDTLKAYVTETGKIVPSRITGTKARYQRQLATAIKRSRYLALLPYSDSHQ; encoded by the coding sequence ATGGCACGTTTTTTCCGTCGCCGTAAGTTTTGCCGCTTTACTGCTGAAGGCATCAAACAGATCGATTATAAAGATCTGGACACGCTGAAGGCTTATGTCACCGAAACCGGCAAGATCGTTCCAAGCCGTATTACCGGTACCAAAGCACGCTATCAGCGTCAGTTGGCGACCGCTATCAAGCGCTCGCGCTATCTGGCACTGCTGCCCTACTCCGATAGCCACCAGTAA
- a CDS encoding DUF6482 family protein — MELKDLKQFVASHDNFEIRVITHSGSRFYQIELEDVEGERHMLTQRNKPMLFRSLDDVYMELKRAAIHRAYLVQHVPHDEVIGRDTHYSEPLTSRMPLVF, encoded by the coding sequence ATGGAGTTGAAAGATCTTAAACAGTTTGTCGCCAGCCACGACAACTTCGAAATACGCGTGATTACCCATTCGGGTAGTCGTTTTTATCAAATTGAGTTAGAGGATGTTGAAGGCGAGCGCCATATGTTAACGCAGCGCAATAAGCCGATGTTGTTCCGTTCGTTAGATGACGTTTATATGGAGCTTAAGCGCGCCGCGATTCACCGTGCCTATTTAGTCCAGCACGTGCCTCACGATGAAGTCATTGGTCGCGACACGCACTACAGTGAGCCACTTACTTCGCGTATGCCGCTAGTCTTTTAA